Proteins co-encoded in one Cupriavidus metallidurans CH34 genomic window:
- a CDS encoding right-handed parallel beta-helix repeat-containing protein, translating to MKHSLSRVLGSILAATVFPCGLAFADDCTLPALDKDVTLRAECTYHSGMLITRPVRVDCNGATLEGDNSRATGILIDSRGESLQGVEIRNCRVHGFTKLGLGIGWSVPDGKKRQIVGGDDPQRYVSRTPSGTHLIGITIEDIGGVGIYIDDHATGTVIDNTTVQRVSGAGIYLEHDSSGTSIVRSRILQSGWDGARPMQPGIAIDASADNRIEASTIAGNGLGGVFLYRNCQERGLIDPESVPRTHGANGNRIQGNRIDGRVGVWVGSRMSRNLRSMQCGRTPYYKNADMDVVLDEARGNYVSGNAFGGPANWGMIVEDDDTIVEHNAFVGPFANGSLLIGTKYRNQVLNLPVRGTVLRDNRTPEKQAPHWEFGSTQ from the coding sequence GTGAAACACTCGCTATCAAGAGTACTCGGTTCCATTCTTGCAGCCACCGTCTTTCCGTGCGGTCTGGCTTTTGCTGACGACTGTACGCTGCCGGCGCTGGACAAGGACGTCACTTTACGCGCGGAGTGCACCTATCACAGCGGAATGTTGATCACCCGGCCTGTCCGCGTAGATTGCAATGGGGCAACTCTGGAAGGTGATAACTCGCGGGCAACTGGCATTCTGATCGACTCCAGGGGGGAAAGCCTGCAAGGCGTTGAGATTCGAAACTGCCGCGTGCATGGATTCACCAAACTCGGCCTTGGCATTGGCTGGTCAGTACCGGATGGAAAAAAGCGACAAATCGTCGGTGGAGACGACCCGCAACGCTACGTTTCTCGCACTCCTTCCGGCACCCACCTTATTGGCATCACGATTGAAGATATTGGCGGAGTGGGGATCTACATTGACGATCATGCCACTGGCACTGTCATCGATAACACTACGGTGCAGCGCGTCAGTGGCGCAGGGATCTACCTCGAACACGATTCCAGCGGCACCTCCATCGTTCGCTCCCGAATCCTGCAAAGCGGATGGGATGGCGCCAGGCCAATGCAGCCTGGCATCGCGATTGATGCTTCAGCTGACAATCGTATCGAAGCCTCGACTATCGCTGGCAACGGCTTGGGCGGTGTATTTCTGTACCGGAACTGCCAGGAACGTGGTCTGATAGATCCTGAGTCAGTGCCTCGTACGCATGGGGCCAATGGCAATCGCATCCAGGGGAACAGAATAGACGGCCGTGTGGGTGTCTGGGTAGGTTCGCGCATGAGCCGGAATTTGCGCAGCATGCAATGCGGCAGGACTCCCTATTACAAGAACGCCGACATGGACGTTGTACTCGACGAGGCCCGAGGCAATTATGTCAGTGGTAATGCGTTCGGTGGTCCTGCAAACTGGGGGATGATCGTGGAGGACGATGACACCATCGTCGAACATAACGCGTTCGTTGGCCCCTTCGCCAATGGCTCCTTGCTTATCGGCACGAAGTACCGCAATCAGGTGCTGAACCTGCCGGTTCGCGGCACAGTGCTCCGGGACAATCGCACTCCCGAGAAGCAAGCACCGCATTGGGAGTTCGGCAGTACTCAATAG
- a CDS encoding helix-turn-helix domain-containing protein — MERDACDESEFSPRPRATLSIAMDTWNLLQIIDDHCDHPVFVVIPYASHVVQLGIDRNLVPDVASRRVLADDITPVRAWREYFGHTQKVVAERLGISQQSYAQLANSEALRRSSIEKLATALGIAPDQISSLDRFGA; from the coding sequence ATGGAACGCGACGCCTGCGATGAATCGGAGTTCTCGCCGCGTCCACGGGCTACATTGTCGATAGCAATGGATACGTGGAATCTCCTCCAGATCATTGATGACCATTGTGATCATCCAGTCTTCGTCGTCATCCCCTACGCCAGCCATGTGGTCCAGTTGGGAATCGACCGGAATCTGGTGCCCGACGTGGCATCCCGAAGGGTGCTCGCGGATGACATCACTCCGGTTCGCGCGTGGCGCGAGTATTTTGGCCACACACAGAAGGTGGTTGCGGAACGCCTGGGAATAAGCCAGCAGAGCTACGCCCAACTCGCGAACAGCGAAGCGTTGCGCAGATCGTCGATCGAGAAGCTGGCGACTGCGCTTGGCATCGCGCCTGATCAGATTTCCAGTCTGGATCGCTTTGGCGCATGA
- a CDS encoding S8 family peptidase, with the protein MPTGVSVTVAVVDTGITAHEDLDASRLAAGYDFLTAETLTTIADAKTGKFLPTGFVKNDGIADRDTDPSDPGDWVSADDATNYPDLCGAAVPSNWHGTYVSGIIAATRGIGLGIAGIAPFARISNARALGRCGGVTSDLIDAMRWAAGIAVPGVPLNAEPAKVINLSLGGYSPCGPALRQAVNDVRARGVVIVAATGNDAAMGAGAPANCSGVIGVTAHTPEGDSADYANVGTGTTLSAPGGGRGVLMTGSQLSVLSTVNLGMTTPTGSGYGLKTGTSIAAPHVTGVAAMLLSENASLTPDDIASLLTQSARPFPAASWCQSRPGTCGAGMGGFKSKCNKNSMH; encoded by the coding sequence ATGCCGACCGGTGTCAGTGTGACGGTGGCTGTCGTCGACACCGGTATTACTGCTCACGAGGATCTGGACGCCTCTCGTCTTGCCGCAGGCTACGATTTCCTGACTGCTGAGACATTGACGACGATAGCCGATGCAAAAACCGGAAAATTCCTGCCGACAGGCTTCGTGAAGAACGATGGCATCGCTGACCGGGATACCGACCCCTCCGATCCGGGAGACTGGGTCAGCGCGGACGATGCGACAAACTACCCCGATCTTTGTGGTGCTGCCGTTCCAAGCAATTGGCATGGCACCTATGTGAGCGGCATCATCGCCGCCACGCGTGGTATTGGCTTGGGCATCGCAGGTATTGCCCCGTTTGCCAGAATCTCGAATGCGCGGGCGCTGGGCCGATGCGGTGGCGTGACTTCGGATCTCATTGACGCAATGCGCTGGGCAGCGGGTATCGCGGTCCCCGGCGTGCCACTGAATGCCGAGCCAGCGAAGGTCATCAACCTGAGCCTGGGTGGTTACAGCCCATGCGGTCCGGCGTTGCGGCAGGCAGTCAACGATGTTCGCGCGCGCGGCGTGGTGATCGTGGCGGCAACGGGAAACGATGCGGCCATGGGCGCAGGTGCTCCCGCGAATTGCTCTGGGGTCATTGGGGTGACCGCGCACACGCCCGAGGGCGATAGCGCGGACTATGCCAACGTCGGTACCGGAACAACGCTGAGCGCGCCGGGCGGGGGGAGGGGCGTGCTGATGACGGGCAGTCAGTTGAGTGTATTGTCGACCGTGAATCTGGGCATGACGACACCAACCGGATCGGGATATGGGCTCAAAACTGGCACCAGCATCGCGGCACCTCATGTGACCGGCGTTGCCGCAATGCTGCTGTCGGAGAATGCTTCGTTGACGCCGGACGACATCGCATCATTGCTCACGCAATCGGCACGCCCGTTTCCTGCTGCATCCTGGTGCCAGAGCCGTCCAGGTACGTGCGGAGCAGGCATGGGCGGTTTCAAGTCCAAGTGCAACAAAAACTCAATGCACTAA
- a CDS encoding porin gives MKIKMLTAAVVALASTGAFAQSSVTMYGVADVGIEYLTHAGGDNSTVRMSSGNLSGSRWGLRGTEDLGGGLKGIFTLESGINIDTGSGADSSRMFNRQAFVGLQKDGIGTLTLGRQQTLLYDFGLNYDPMAIATRYSIIGQDGAFASRADNAIKYVGTFGGVTASALYSFRYNGQEVPGQTSRGAEYSAGLNYATGPLSVGAVYDQVRLGLTAGVADTGAKIQRATIAGTYMFGPAKVFGGWRWANQTMADNHVRSNLWWTGLGYQVTPALSLTGAVYYQAFHQTSADPWTLVASADYALSKRTDLYLNMAYAINKKDSDRGIVSVVGVSNADQPINGQNQFGAVVGIRHKF, from the coding sequence ATGAAAATCAAGATGCTCACCGCTGCGGTCGTTGCCTTGGCGTCGACAGGTGCCTTTGCACAATCGAGCGTGACAATGTACGGCGTGGCGGACGTCGGTATCGAATATCTGACCCATGCTGGTGGCGACAACAGCACGGTTCGCATGTCGTCAGGCAATCTCTCAGGATCGCGTTGGGGCCTGCGTGGCACCGAAGATCTGGGTGGCGGCCTGAAAGGCATCTTCACGCTGGAAAGTGGCATCAACATCGACACCGGCAGCGGTGCCGACTCGAGCCGCATGTTCAATCGTCAGGCCTTCGTCGGCTTGCAGAAGGATGGCATCGGCACCCTGACGCTGGGTCGCCAACAGACGCTGCTGTATGACTTCGGTTTGAACTATGATCCGATGGCCATTGCGACGCGTTACTCGATCATCGGACAGGACGGTGCGTTTGCAAGCCGTGCCGACAATGCGATCAAGTATGTCGGTACGTTTGGAGGCGTCACGGCTTCCGCACTGTATAGCTTCCGCTACAACGGCCAAGAAGTCCCTGGCCAGACCAGCCGCGGCGCTGAGTACTCGGCCGGCCTGAACTACGCTACTGGCCCGCTGTCGGTTGGCGCTGTGTATGACCAGGTGCGCCTGGGTTTGACGGCAGGTGTTGCCGACACGGGTGCGAAGATCCAGCGTGCAACGATTGCTGGCACCTATATGTTTGGTCCGGCCAAGGTGTTCGGTGGCTGGCGTTGGGCAAACCAGACGATGGCCGACAACCACGTACGTTCGAACCTGTGGTGGACGGGCCTGGGCTATCAGGTGACACCGGCTCTGTCGTTGACCGGCGCGGTTTACTATCAGGCCTTCCACCAGACTTCGGCTGATCCTTGGACGCTGGTGGCTTCGGCTGACTACGCGTTGTCCAAGCGTACTGATCTCTATCTGAACATGGCCTATGCCATTAACAAGAAGGATAGCGACCGGGGCATCGTGTCGGTAGTTGGCGTGAGCAATGCTGATCAGCCAATCAATGGACAGAACCAGTTCGGCGCCGTTGTCGGCATCCGTCACAAGTTCTGA
- a CDS encoding hybrid sensor histidine kinase/response regulator, which translates to MLHLSAAYFVTPFALLAAMMLVVARCWRNARQASAKMAELKAERTLFQSLLDSSPNAVLVVSHEHRILKVSEPYARLCGVSTEDLIGKPLVHSHTTSRFLDLGGLLELTLLRMDGNERSDLITLGIPEQSVRTFRVNATQCRSEDGVFSGTAIVLTDISEQVAAQHRVDQTSAAMDDITDALSVTFFQLCRESNGHIWLPWVKGMQNTTLNWSAERMMRDGGGILPNLDASEKTLFIGAVDQSIATQQPMDVTVRLTSDNRWVHIASGNPRVGPNGATLWYAYAMDVTEMQRYNTLLATASREAEAATEAKSRFLATMSHEIRTPLATVIASLDLLRESELSTHQREELDLADHSAKLLLEILGDILDFSRIEAGEMKLEQAPIDLRLIIEDVLRIQARQIEKKGVILDFYVEAGLAATLLGDAVRLRQIVLNLVGNATKFTLQGSIVVRALLIADHPETQTIQLEVSDTGIGIPAEKQAALFKAFSQADVSTTRRFGGSGLGLSICSRLVQAMGGAVVLTSTPGVGSTFRVELTLPVVERSTRMVEFAKTHIAIDVSRADDAAVFREHAVALGMQLAPLDCLNPSDIAVIDEDAASDKVPVGVLTIPYGKKHGNLSGPPIWWSEFRAACLDAVLRDTHRFPAQGQDVTATPPISDSLAGLTSLPILVAEDHTPFQIVIRRQIEKLGLACDVVSDGKEALAAIRNKQYGMILTDCHMPYMDGYELTSAIRASEAQGQRLPIVALSADASDEQRHRGRAAGMDDFLLKPLKLPELRACIQRWVLR; encoded by the coding sequence ATGCTCCATCTTTCGGCGGCCTATTTCGTGACTCCGTTTGCCCTGCTCGCTGCAATGATGCTCGTAGTGGCACGTTGCTGGCGCAACGCCAGACAGGCAAGCGCCAAGATGGCAGAACTCAAGGCCGAGCGCACCCTTTTCCAGTCGTTGCTGGACTCCTCGCCCAATGCGGTACTGGTGGTGAGCCACGAGCACCGCATCCTCAAAGTCAGCGAACCTTACGCAAGGCTGTGCGGCGTCAGTACCGAAGATCTCATCGGGAAGCCATTGGTCCACAGCCACACGACAAGCCGCTTTCTCGATCTGGGTGGTCTACTGGAACTCACCCTGCTCAGAATGGACGGCAATGAACGCTCCGATCTAATCACTCTCGGAATTCCGGAGCAATCTGTACGCACATTCAGGGTGAACGCCACACAATGCAGATCGGAAGATGGCGTGTTCTCGGGTACCGCGATAGTGCTGACGGATATCAGCGAACAGGTGGCAGCGCAGCATCGCGTCGATCAGACTTCCGCAGCCATGGATGACATCACTGATGCGCTATCGGTGACGTTCTTCCAGCTCTGTCGCGAATCAAACGGCCATATCTGGCTTCCCTGGGTGAAGGGGATGCAAAACACCACGCTGAACTGGTCAGCCGAGAGAATGATGCGCGACGGCGGTGGCATCCTTCCGAATCTTGATGCCTCCGAAAAGACACTATTCATCGGGGCAGTAGACCAATCCATCGCAACGCAGCAGCCGATGGATGTTACCGTGCGCCTCACCTCGGATAACCGGTGGGTACACATCGCCAGTGGCAATCCGAGAGTTGGCCCCAATGGCGCAACACTCTGGTATGCCTATGCGATGGACGTAACCGAAATGCAGCGCTACAACACGCTTCTGGCTACGGCCAGTCGTGAGGCCGAAGCTGCCACGGAAGCCAAGTCTCGTTTTCTGGCCACAATGAGTCATGAAATTCGCACGCCACTGGCCACGGTCATTGCCTCGCTGGACCTGCTGCGCGAGAGCGAACTCTCCACCCACCAGCGGGAAGAACTGGATCTGGCCGATCATTCGGCCAAGCTTCTCCTGGAGATTCTCGGCGATATCCTCGACTTTTCCAGGATCGAAGCAGGGGAGATGAAGCTTGAACAGGCGCCGATTGACCTGCGACTGATCATCGAGGATGTTCTGCGCATCCAGGCGCGCCAAATCGAAAAGAAGGGCGTGATACTCGACTTCTACGTGGAAGCGGGGCTGGCCGCGACGTTGCTTGGCGATGCAGTGCGGCTCAGGCAGATCGTGCTCAATCTCGTGGGTAATGCTACAAAATTCACGCTTCAGGGCAGCATCGTTGTTCGAGCATTGTTGATAGCGGACCATCCCGAAACACAGACGATTCAACTGGAAGTCAGCGACACTGGTATCGGAATCCCCGCGGAGAAGCAAGCCGCTCTCTTCAAGGCATTTTCTCAGGCTGATGTCTCCACAACGCGCCGATTCGGGGGCAGTGGTCTGGGGCTGTCGATTTGCTCCAGGCTCGTTCAAGCCATGGGTGGGGCCGTCGTCTTGACTAGTACGCCAGGTGTCGGCAGCACGTTCCGCGTGGAACTGACGCTGCCCGTCGTCGAGCGCAGCACGCGGATGGTGGAGTTTGCAAAAACTCACATCGCGATTGATGTGTCGCGTGCAGATGACGCAGCAGTGTTTCGTGAGCACGCTGTTGCACTCGGTATGCAGCTTGCCCCCCTTGATTGCCTGAATCCTTCCGATATTGCTGTGATTGATGAAGACGCCGCCTCAGACAAAGTGCCTGTGGGCGTGCTGACCATCCCTTACGGGAAAAAGCACGGCAATCTGTCTGGCCCACCCATCTGGTGGAGCGAGTTTCGCGCGGCATGTCTCGATGCAGTTCTTCGCGATACGCATCGGTTTCCCGCGCAAGGTCAAGATGTCACGGCAACACCACCGATCTCCGATTCGCTGGCCGGTCTGACATCTCTACCGATTCTCGTCGCGGAAGATCACACACCATTCCAGATCGTAATTCGCAGGCAGATTGAAAAGCTTGGTCTGGCATGTGACGTCGTATCCGACGGAAAGGAGGCGCTGGCTGCGATTCGCAACAAGCAATATGGCATGATCCTGACCGACTGCCACATGCCGTATATGGACGGCTACGAACTCACCAGCGCGATTCGGGCATCCGAGGCTCAAGGACAACGGCTCCCGATTGTCGCGCTGAGCGCGGATGCTTCGGATGAGCAAAGACACCGCGGCCGTGCCGCCGGTATGGACGACTTCCTGCTCAAGCCGCTCAAACTCCCGGAACTACGCGCGTGCATCCAGCGGTGGGTGCTTCGGTGA
- a CDS encoding CatB-related O-acetyltransferase, producing MREWLLSAIYKGRIMPTENEAERQSADIRKRCAELGGRIAPTAQVSSAVSFDEAIDIGDGAVAYAPAFIGGFTYVNVGAVVFPHVRIGKFCSIGRNVQIGAARHPVEFLSSHPFQFSPALFNRVPGYPALQTEKWRFHAPTTVGNDVWLGTNCVIVAGVKIGDGAVVGAGAVVTKDVAPYEIVGGVPARRIRLRFDEDKVSRLLKTRWWDLPLDSLKDIPFGNIDQAIASIEAIRSSKESA from the coding sequence ATGCGCGAGTGGCTCCTATCCGCCATTTACAAAGGAAGAATCATGCCGACAGAGAACGAGGCTGAGCGACAGTCCGCCGATATCCGCAAGCGCTGCGCCGAACTCGGCGGCCGCATCGCTCCTACAGCACAAGTCAGCAGTGCGGTGAGCTTCGACGAAGCGATTGATATTGGTGACGGCGCTGTGGCCTACGCGCCGGCATTTATTGGCGGGTTCACCTACGTCAATGTAGGTGCTGTGGTCTTTCCCCACGTCCGCATCGGCAAATTCTGCTCGATCGGGCGTAACGTGCAGATCGGGGCGGCACGTCACCCCGTGGAATTCCTGAGTTCCCACCCATTCCAATTCTCCCCAGCGCTCTTCAATCGCGTGCCGGGCTATCCTGCCTTGCAGACAGAGAAGTGGCGCTTTCACGCGCCAACTACCGTTGGCAACGACGTTTGGCTTGGAACGAACTGCGTAATCGTGGCTGGCGTCAAGATTGGGGATGGGGCGGTTGTGGGCGCTGGCGCTGTGGTGACGAAGGATGTCGCCCCTTACGAAATCGTGGGAGGAGTTCCAGCGCGGCGCATCCGACTTCGCTTCGATGAAGACAAAGTGTCGCGCCTGCTCAAGACACGCTGGTGGGATCTTCCCCTTGATTCATTGAAAGATATTCCGTTCGGCAATATCGATCAGGCCATTGCATCCATTGAAGCCATCCGAAGCAGCAAGGAAAGCGCGTGA